Proteins encoded in a region of the Methanobrevibacter millerae genome:
- a CDS encoding AraC family transcriptional regulator — translation MNENLYELFGNVFISDFNVDGEGFKKIIDLGKYGKLETYSLFPGIVLAFIDINVENYSNVFIENKLPSRLLEINHCSSGRYAYTVGEDKVIYFGKGDLCISIYDMTKTLADFPLGFYNGVEFFIDIDIANEHIKEFIPDFDVIEFYEELEKSRGYVLVRSNERIDHVIGELYNVDERIKESYFKLKCVELLLFFSITNFTNDEFSLSKNQVQIVENVKKDLIKDLDSKITLDQLSNKYGISKTSLKNSFKEVYGKPIIKWRKEYRLDYACRLIGEGKYNISEISKMVGYSSPSKFSKAFKDYVGCTPSEYLH, via the coding sequence ATGAATGAAAATCTTTATGAATTATTTGGTAATGTTTTTATTTCTGATTTTAATGTTGATGGTGAGGGATTTAAAAAAATAATTGATTTGGGCAAATATGGCAAATTGGAAACATATTCATTATTTCCAGGTATTGTTTTAGCTTTCATTGATATTAATGTGGAAAATTATAGTAATGTATTTATTGAAAATAAATTGCCCTCCAGATTGCTCGAAATTAATCATTGTTCCAGTGGTCGATATGCTTATACTGTAGGGGAGGATAAGGTAATTTACTTTGGAAAGGGTGATTTATGCATAAGTATTTATGATATGACAAAAACATTGGCTGATTTTCCATTAGGATTTTATAATGGTGTTGAGTTTTTTATTGATATAGACATAGCAAATGAACATATTAAAGAATTCATTCCTGATTTTGATGTTATTGAGTTTTATGAAGAATTAGAGAAATCCCGAGGCTATGTGCTAGTTCGTTCCAATGAACGCATTGACCATGTTATCGGCGAATTATATAATGTTGATGAGCGAATTAAAGAATCATATTTCAAATTAAAATGTGTTGAATTATTGCTGTTTTTTTCCATTACGAATTTTACAAATGATGAATTTTCCCTCTCTAAAAATCAGGTTCAAATTGTTGAAAATGTTAAAAAGGATTTAATTAAAGATTTGGATAGTAAAATAACTCTTGATCAACTTTCTAATAAATATGGTATCAGTAAAACTTCTTTAAAGAATTCTTTTAAGGAAGTATATGGAAAACCTATTATTAAATGGAGAAAAGAATATCGGCTTGATTATGCTTGCAGGTTAATTGGGGAAGGTAAATATAATATCTCTGAAATTTCTAAAATGGTCGGTTATAGTTCTCCTTCTAAATTTTCAAAAGCTTTTAAGGATTATGTTGGATGTACTCCCTCTGAATATCTTCATTAA
- the hisA gene encoding 1-(5-phosphoribosyl)-5-[(5-phosphoribosylamino)methylideneamino]imidazole-4-carboxamide isomerase, which yields MSFKKDEMLIMPAVDIKNGKCVQLVQGKPGSEMVEIENPENVALHWENEGAKNIHVIDLDGTIDGKTSLPVIKKILNEVSVPIQLGGGIRDIKYAKKLLDLDIERLIIGTMGIQNPETITQLSEEYGSERIMISLDSKDNKVVIKGWQEKIDKSPSEISNEFKEHGAGSILFTNVDVEGLLGGFYTDPLIELKNSVDLPIVYSGGVTTINDIKQLNETGVEGVVIGSALYKNKIDLKEALKYQKR from the coding sequence ATGTCATTTAAAAAAGATGAAATGTTAATAATGCCCGCAGTTGACATAAAAAATGGAAAATGTGTTCAGCTCGTTCAAGGCAAACCCGGCAGTGAAATGGTTGAAATAGAAAACCCAGAAAATGTTGCCCTACATTGGGAAAATGAAGGTGCAAAAAACATCCATGTTATAGATTTGGATGGAACAATTGACGGAAAAACCAGCCTGCCAGTGATTAAGAAAATATTAAATGAAGTCTCTGTTCCAATACAGCTGGGCGGCGGAATAAGAGATATCAAATATGCGAAAAAACTTCTGGACTTGGACATTGAACGATTAATAATCGGAACAATGGGAATACAAAACCCGGAAACAATAACACAATTATCAGAGGAATATGGCTCTGAAAGAATCATGATTTCTCTAGACAGTAAAGACAATAAGGTTGTCATTAAAGGATGGCAAGAAAAAATCGATAAAAGCCCCTCTGAAATTTCCAATGAATTCAAAGAGCATGGAGCAGGAAGCATTCTATTTACCAATGTTGATGTTGAAGGCCTATTGGGCGGATTTTATACAGACCCATTAATTGAGCTTAAAAATTCCGTAGATTTGCCAATTGTCTATTCTGGCGGAGTAACGACAATAAATGACATTAAACAGCTTAATGAAACTGGAGTGGAAGGTGTTGTTATAGGTTCTGCACTTTATAAAAATAAAATCGACTTGAAAGAAGCATTGAAATACCAGAAAAGGTAG
- the argC gene encoding N-acetyl-gamma-glutamyl-phosphate reductase: MYEVAIIGASGYTGGELLRMLLNHPDVEVTDITSRQYDGTPAHKIHPHIRDSGLVFTNKSPSDLDVDVAFTATPHGASMKIVPELLDAGMKVVDLSGDYRYRDTAVYEKWYGMEHTDKENKGVFGLPELYRDEIKKAKLVANPGCFPTGAILSSYPLVKNNLVDRIIIDSKTGVSGAGVNPSSTTHYPNIADNVNPYKISSHRHMSEIQQELHGFEDVKVSFTPHLVPVIRGIQTTSHSLLIKDITPEELREIYEKEYGGEYFIKLMDEGEIPHLSSVRGSNFVHIGGFEIDETGRVVMLSVIDNLVKGASGQAIQNMNILLGLDESTGLKHFGLHP, translated from the coding sequence ATGTATGAAGTAGCAATAATTGGAGCAAGCGGATATACCGGCGGAGAACTTTTAAGAATGTTATTAAATCATCCTGATGTAGAAGTAACTGATATTACTTCAAGACAATACGATGGTACACCAGCACATAAAATTCATCCACATATTAGAGATTCTGGGCTTGTATTTACAAATAAAAGTCCGTCAGATTTGGATGTTGATGTTGCTTTTACCGCAACCCCTCATGGTGCGTCAATGAAAATCGTGCCCGAATTATTGGATGCAGGCATGAAAGTAGTTGATTTAAGTGGAGATTATAGATATCGTGATACAGCAGTATATGAAAAATGGTATGGTATGGAACACACAGATAAAGAAAATAAAGGTGTATTCGGGCTTCCGGAATTATACCGGGACGAAATCAAAAAAGCAAAACTTGTTGCAAATCCAGGATGTTTCCCAACAGGAGCAATCTTGTCATCTTATCCATTAGTTAAAAATAATTTAGTTGATAGAATAATTATTGATTCAAAAACCGGTGTTAGTGGAGCCGGTGTTAATCCATCTTCAACTACACATTACCCAAATATTGCAGATAATGTTAATCCATATAAGATTTCATCACACAGACACATGTCAGAAATTCAACAGGAACTGCATGGTTTTGAAGATGTTAAAGTGTCATTTACACCACATTTAGTTCCAGTTATTCGTGGAATCCAGACAACAAGCCACAGTTTACTAATCAAAGATATCACACCAGAAGAATTAAGAGAAATTTATGAAAAAGAATATGGAGGAGAATATTTCATTAAATTAATGGATGAAGGAGAAATCCCTCATTTAAGCTCAGTTAGAGGATCCAATTTCGTCCATATCGGAGGATTTGAAATAGATGAAACAGGAAGAGTAGTGATGCTATCAGTTATCGATAATTTAGTCAAAGGTGCTTCAGGACAGGCAATTCAAAACATGAACATTTTACTTGGACTTGATGAGAGCACAGGCCTAAAACACTTTGGTCTTCATCCATAA
- a CDS encoding flavodoxin: MKTLIIYYSGSGSTKIMARTLSMHLKADIIGIKDLKNREGFANRLLSSIDAFRESKTEISPSKVDLTDYDLIYVGTPTWANKPTPAIITLIDRCNWKGKDVILFTTMNKDGSDEPTIERLEEKISMRGGRIVESFSLKTMDKSPEDIINDTEGIIQTLVLKMYSGV, encoded by the coding sequence ATGAAAACTTTAATAATATACTATTCAGGAAGTGGCAGTACAAAGATAATGGCCAGAACATTATCCATGCATTTGAAAGCAGACATAATTGGAATAAAAGATTTGAAAAATAGGGAAGGTTTTGCAAACAGATTATTATCTTCAATTGATGCATTCAGAGAATCAAAAACAGAAATCTCCCCATCAAAAGTAGATTTAACAGATTATGATTTAATATATGTGGGAACTCCAACCTGGGCAAATAAACCTACTCCTGCAATAATTACTTTGATTGATAGATGCAATTGGAAAGGCAAAGATGTGATTCTATTTACAACTATGAATAAAGACGGATCTGACGAGCCAACAATTGAAAGACTTGAAGAAAAAATAAGTATGCGTGGGGGAAGAATTGTTGAGAGCTTTTCACTTAAAACAATGGATAAAAGTCCTGAAGATATAATTAACGATACTGAAGGAATTATCCAAACATTAGTTTTGAAAATGTATAGTGGTGTATAA
- the pyrI gene encoding aspartate carbamoyltransferase regulatory subunit: protein MKSELKIKAIENGTVIDHITANKALHILKILGLPDEDVINVTVAMNVSSRETGRKDIVKIENREIDHEELNQIALIAPKATINIIRNYEVIKKDKIILPQVIKSIIKCTNDKCITNYENEPINSKFNVIESQPPVLRCHYCEKLIKNEDIEKQFE from the coding sequence ATGAAATCTGAGTTGAAAATCAAAGCTATTGAAAATGGTACTGTAATTGACCATATTACTGCAAATAAAGCGCTTCACATTCTTAAGATTTTAGGTCTTCCAGATGAAGATGTTATAAATGTTACAGTAGCTATGAATGTATCTTCTAGAGAAACTGGAAGAAAAGACATTGTAAAAATTGAAAACAGAGAAATTGACCATGAAGAATTAAATCAAATTGCATTAATAGCTCCAAAAGCTACAATAAACATCATAAGAAATTATGAAGTTATAAAAAAAGATAAGATAATTCTTCCACAAGTCATTAAATCAATAATAAAATGTACAAACGACAAATGCATTACAAATTACGAAAATGAACCTATTAATTCAAAATTTAATGTGATTGAATCTCAGCCACCAGTACTCAGATGTCATTACTGTGAAAAATTAATAAAAAATGAAGATATCGAAAAACAATTCGAATAA
- a CDS encoding GMC family oxidoreductase N-terminal domain-containing protein, with product MVIIVGTGAGGAIIARELAKDNIDVTIIEKGPYIHSKDAFNYYDAYNDDVDLLTTTCIGGATIVSMSNMVHALDSELHEYGIDISEEYKYVEELIDVHELDDSHIGRGTQLFLDAGRELGLNTVKMPKAIREKDCIQCGKCAFGCPADAKWSGKDFVDEAVENGATLIAEAEVTEVIVDDSKVKGVKYIKDGVEKSIFSDTVVLSAGAIGSTLILRSVGIDAGRELFFDPFVSVGGYLKDINFNTEVQMAGLVVGKNFVLSPHFSSFIKGNIDDKNVDDKDILSIMVKTSDEAKGYVDDDGDVVKVNTIQDIRYLAEGVATAGFILEKAGVDPSTIGSTVYRGAHPGGTAPIGKIVDSNQETEIGGLFVSDASVLPISPGKPPILTILALSKRLSDYLKNK from the coding sequence ATGGTAATTATTGTTGGTACTGGTGCCGGCGGGGCAATTATTGCTCGAGAATTAGCAAAAGATAATATTGATGTAACAATTATTGAAAAAGGTCCTTATATTCATTCTAAAGATGCATTTAATTATTATGATGCGTATAATGATGATGTTGATTTATTGACCACAACATGCATTGGCGGAGCAACTATTGTATCCATGTCAAATATGGTTCATGCACTGGACAGTGAATTGCATGAGTATGGTATTGATATCTCAGAAGAATATAAGTATGTTGAAGAGTTAATTGATGTGCATGAGTTGGATGATTCACATATTGGCCGTGGTACTCAATTATTTTTGGATGCTGGTCGTGAACTCGGATTAAATACAGTTAAAATGCCTAAAGCAATTCGTGAAAAAGACTGTATTCAATGTGGAAAATGTGCATTCGGATGTCCTGCTGATGCAAAATGGTCTGGAAAAGACTTTGTTGATGAAGCAGTTGAGAATGGAGCAACATTAATTGCTGAAGCAGAAGTGACCGAAGTCATTGTTGATGATTCCAAAGTAAAAGGAGTCAAATATATAAAAGATGGTGTAGAAAAGTCAATTTTTTCAGATACTGTTGTTTTATCTGCTGGGGCTATCGGTTCAACATTAATTTTAAGGAGTGTTGGAATAGATGCGGGTCGTGAATTATTCTTTGATCCGTTTGTATCTGTTGGAGGATACTTAAAAGATATTAATTTTAACACAGAAGTGCAAATGGCCGGTTTGGTTGTTGGCAAAAACTTTGTTTTATCACCACATTTTTCATCATTCATTAAAGGCAATATTGACGATAAAAATGTTGATGACAAGGATATTTTAAGTATTATGGTTAAAACATCCGATGAAGCTAAAGGATATGTGGATGATGACGGAGATGTGGTAAAAGTCAATACAATTCAGGACATTCGTTATTTGGCTGAAGGTGTTGCGACAGCAGGTTTTATTTTAGAAAAAGCAGGTGTTGACCCTTCAACAATCGGATCAACAGTTTACAGGGGAGCACATCCTGGAGGAACAGCTCCAATCGGAAAGATTGTAGATTCAAATCAGGAAACAGAGATTGGAGGTTTATTCGTCAGTGATGCAAGTGTATTGCCAATATCTCCGGGAAAGCCACCAATATTGACTATCCTTGCATTATCAAAAAGACTTTCAGATTATTTAAAAAATAAATAG
- a CDS encoding TldD/PmbA family protein gives MEEYINLFEKVIEKTIPKVDYIDIRAGKGNSTSILMKDGEIDEINTGMSVSARIRVLNNGAWGFAYTTDMSKFDDITETALKLSNSLKGDIELAESDIVKDKIATDVKIPFEDISIEEKQEIMKEASDSAMLENVNSTTVGYGDIESNELFLNSEGSQIEVKTSRVRMALNATATDGQIIQFGHGSLGGVKGFEIIKDADIEEFARNVGNKAQRLLKAEPAPSGKFKIIADPELTGVMIHEALGHATEADLILQNDSILKDKLNTKIASDIVNIFDDATIKDGFGYYPYDVEGVKTKPNQLVKDGELVSLLSSRETASKLNMKSSGNARSIIADAPIVRMSNTYLQPGDMTFEELIEDIPDGIYLKGSRGGQVDTGKGIFQFNAAEGFKIENGELTTALRDVSLSGNILETLNNVEALGNDFKLSVGFCGKDGQTAPVGDGGPHTRINDAMVGGSS, from the coding sequence ATGGAAGAATACATTAACTTATTTGAAAAAGTTATAGAAAAAACAATCCCTAAAGTTGATTATATTGATATCAGAGCTGGAAAAGGAAATAGCACATCAATTTTAATGAAAGATGGAGAAATTGATGAAATTAACACTGGAATGAGTGTTTCAGCAAGGATTAGGGTATTAAATAATGGAGCTTGGGGATTTGCATACACAACAGACATGTCTAAATTTGATGATATCACCGAAACAGCACTTAAACTTTCAAACTCTCTAAAAGGAGATATTGAATTAGCTGAAAGTGATATTGTAAAAGATAAAATAGCAACTGATGTAAAAATACCATTTGAAGATATTTCCATTGAAGAAAAACAGGAAATAATGAAAGAAGCAAGCGACAGTGCAATGCTTGAAAATGTAAACAGTACAACAGTTGGCTATGGGGATATAGAATCCAATGAATTATTTTTAAACAGCGAAGGAAGTCAAATTGAAGTGAAAACAAGCCGTGTGAGAATGGCACTTAATGCTACAGCAACAGACGGACAAATAATACAATTTGGACATGGAAGCCTTGGTGGAGTAAAGGGATTTGAAATAATCAAGGATGCAGATATTGAAGAATTCGCAAGAAATGTAGGCAATAAAGCTCAAAGATTATTGAAAGCTGAACCTGCACCATCAGGAAAATTCAAAATCATTGCAGATCCGGAATTAACTGGAGTGATGATACATGAAGCATTAGGCCATGCAACTGAAGCAGATTTAATATTGCAAAATGATTCCATTCTTAAAGATAAATTAAACACAAAAATAGCTTCAGATATAGTCAATATATTCGATGATGCAACAATAAAAGACGGATTTGGATATTACCCTTATGATGTAGAAGGAGTTAAAACCAAACCTAACCAATTAGTTAAAGACGGTGAACTTGTTTCATTATTATCTTCAAGAGAAACCGCATCAAAATTAAATATGAAATCCTCAGGAAATGCAAGATCAATTATTGCAGATGCACCAATAGTAAGGATGAGCAATACGTACTTACAGCCGGGCGACATGACCTTTGAAGAATTGATAGAAGATATTCCTGATGGAATTTACTTAAAAGGTTCAAGAGGCGGACAAGTGGATACGGGTAAAGGAATTTTTCAATTTAATGCTGCTGAAGGATTTAAAATTGAAAATGGTGAACTAACAACAGCATTACGTGATGTGTCATTATCCGGAAATATCCTTGAAACATTAAACAATGTAGAAGCACTTGGAAATGACTTCAAATTAAGTGTGGGATTCTGCGGAAAAGACGGACAGACTGCACCAGTGGGAGATGGCGGACCACACACAAGAATCAATGATGCTATGGTTGGAGGAAGCAGTTAG
- a CDS encoding TIGR00296 family protein has product MISEENGQYLVEVAKNAISTYLETGRRPFIPEDCPEELKEELGVFVTLNKKHRLRGCIGYPEPVKSLIESTIDVAIAAAFDDPRFPELKKEEYNDLEFEVTVLTQPELIEIAHPDQYLKEIEIGRDGLIIQKGYARGLLLPQVAPENGFSVEEFLDHTCMKAGISADSWMDESCDVYKFQGQIFK; this is encoded by the coding sequence ATGATAAGTGAGGAAAACGGACAATACTTAGTTGAAGTTGCTAAAAATGCAATATCAACATATTTGGAAACAGGTAGGAGACCATTTATTCCTGAAGATTGTCCTGAAGAATTAAAAGAAGAATTAGGAGTATTTGTAACTTTAAATAAAAAGCATAGGCTAAGAGGATGCATCGGATATCCGGAACCTGTAAAAAGCCTTATCGAATCAACAATTGATGTGGCTATTGCAGCAGCATTTGATGATCCTAGATTTCCTGAGTTAAAAAAAGAAGAGTATAATGATCTTGAATTTGAAGTAACCGTTTTAACTCAGCCTGAACTAATTGAAATTGCACATCCAGACCAATACCTAAAAGAAATTGAAATTGGACGTGACGGATTAATCATTCAAAAAGGATATGCGAGAGGATTGCTTTTACCACAAGTTGCACCGGAAAATGGTTTTAGTGTGGAAGAATTCTTAGACCATACATGCATGAAAGCAGGAATAAGCGCTGACAGCTGGATGGATGAAAGCTGTGACGTGTATAAATTCCAAGGACAAATTTTTAAATAG
- a CDS encoding NOG1 family protein, whose translation MMIPTIPTPDEILDKGFSRGKKAADLLRTQKIPKHLKGKKLEERRVVTACQVIKDKLKSILDAVPEIEELHPFYQDYIDITVGVDSMKQALGALNWAYGILAQLEREYSNKFKRNPSERASSIQREAYGRIASVVNKIEKDLDFLDFAKASLRNMPTIDFDATTIVIAGFPNVGKSTLLRQLSGADPQVANYPFTTKGIQIGHTERHWKSIQFIDTPGLLDRPVLDMNDIEMNAIVALEHLADAILFIFDGSETCGFHLENQYNLLKQIEKIFSEIPIIYLFNKMDIEQDEEYINQFIDNPENTLFISAMDGEGIDKINEKIDKIKKIDRTPDDVDEEELDYY comes from the coding sequence ATGATGATACCAACGATACCGACCCCAGATGAAATTTTGGATAAGGGATTTAGCAGAGGAAAAAAGGCTGCAGATTTACTTAGAACACAAAAAATCCCAAAACATCTTAAGGGTAAGAAACTTGAAGAAAGAAGAGTAGTTACAGCATGTCAAGTTATTAAAGATAAATTAAAATCAATTCTTGATGCAGTTCCAGAAATTGAAGAGTTACATCCATTTTATCAAGATTATATTGATATTACAGTAGGCGTAGATTCCATGAAACAGGCATTAGGTGCACTTAACTGGGCATATGGAATTCTAGCCCAATTGGAAAGAGAATATTCCAATAAATTTAAAAGAAACCCTTCTGAAAGAGCAAGTTCCATTCAAAGAGAGGCATATGGAAGAATTGCATCTGTTGTTAATAAGATTGAAAAAGATCTGGACTTTTTGGACTTTGCAAAGGCAAGTTTAAGAAATATGCCAACGATTGATTTTGATGCAACAACCATTGTAATTGCAGGATTTCCAAATGTGGGAAAATCAACTCTCTTAAGACAGCTCAGCGGTGCTGATCCACAGGTTGCCAATTACCCATTCACAACTAAAGGAATCCAAATTGGACACACTGAAAGACACTGGAAAAGCATACAATTTATTGATACCCCAGGATTGCTTGACAGACCAGTCCTAGATATGAATGATATTGAAATGAATGCGATTGTAGCATTAGAGCATTTGGCCGATGCAATATTATTTATTTTTGACGGATCTGAAACCTGCGGTTTCCATTTGGAAAATCAATATAATTTATTAAAGCAAATAGAAAAGATATTTAGCGAAATTCCAATCATATATCTATTTAATAAGATGGACATTGAACAGGATGAAGAATACATTAATCAGTTTATAGATAATCCGGAAAATACATTGTTTATTTCAGCCATGGATGGAGAAGGAATTGATAAAATTAATGAAAAAATAGATAAAATCAAAAAAATTGACAGAACCCCGGATGATGTAGATGAAGAAGAACTTGATTATTATTAA
- a CDS encoding Hsp20/alpha crystallin family protein, producing the protein MVEKDVLEEKMNERKEKFDSAKEKVEEKVDEKYNEKKEKFEQRKEKGKVYSEKFVNDLNCTIEEFKENFKSMQKYADEKFNEYKNATISNLAVDLVEADDIYYLKVAIPGITKDDVEIEAGDNDLVITATFKPFVEELGFNLEAEDEEDADDVRIIASELTVGKCSKTVRFENSIDVEKITAKYKSGIVLITIPKLIIPKHKVTVE; encoded by the coding sequence ATGGTAGAAAAAGATGTTCTTGAAGAAAAAATGAATGAAAGAAAAGAAAAATTCGATTCAGCAAAAGAAAAAGTTGAAGAAAAAGTCGACGAAAAATATAACGAGAAAAAAGAAAAATTCGAACAAAGAAAAGAAAAAGGTAAAGTTTACTCTGAAAAATTTGTAAACGATTTAAACTGTACCATCGAAGAATTTAAAGAAAATTTCAAAAGTATGCAAAAGTATGCTGATGAAAAATTCAATGAATACAAAAATGCTACAATAAGTAACTTAGCTGTTGATTTAGTAGAAGCAGACGATATTTACTACTTAAAAGTTGCAATTCCAGGAATTACAAAAGATGATGTTGAAATTGAAGCTGGTGACAATGACCTTGTTATTACAGCAACATTCAAACCATTCGTCGAAGAATTAGGTTTTAACTTAGAAGCAGAAGACGAAGAAGATGCAGATGATGTTAGAATAATTGCATCCGAATTAACTGTTGGAAAATGTTCCAAAACTGTAAGATTTGAAAACAGCATTGATGTGGAAAAAATTACTGCAAAATATAAATCAGGTATAGTATTAATAACTATTCCTAAATTAATTATTCCAAAACACAAAGTAACTGTAGAATAA
- a CDS encoding SIS domain-containing protein → MNYKMYDEMMEQPDSLRKTFESELSTMDEVSELVKKVDKVYLIGCGSSISTCYSVRDALRMSTAMNIEVFSGYEFYYNKFLQKGENSLAIFTSQSGETADTLSSLRRANEYGIHTVSISNEPDSSMIKEAKTPIVTRCETETAILGTKTYVTQIACLYQILFSASDYENKDELLSQLKEIPDIIEELLKTTEEDNKKLAEQYKDEEIFYCLGSGPNFGLSFKLAMTMLMEGAIKHACPLYSSEFRHGLIERAEKDVPMIIFDCDFESDEITRKAIDFSNNLEAKVILFNLSDYADVDKLLSPLIFVVPLEWFVYYLAHFNGEDPGATRHIGKVRY, encoded by the coding sequence ATGAACTATAAAATGTATGATGAAATGATGGAACAACCAGATTCACTAAGAAAAACCTTTGAAAGTGAATTATCTACTATGGATGAAGTTTCAGAGTTAGTAAAAAAAGTAGATAAGGTATACTTAATTGGATGTGGAAGTTCAATATCAACTTGTTATAGTGTTAGGGATGCACTTAGAATGTCTACTGCTATGAATATTGAAGTATTCTCAGGTTATGAGTTTTATTATAATAAATTTTTACAAAAAGGGGAAAATTCACTGGCAATTTTCACTTCACAATCTGGTGAAACTGCAGACACATTATCATCTCTTAGACGTGCTAATGAATACGGAATTCACACAGTTTCAATTTCAAATGAACCGGATAGTTCAATGATTAAAGAAGCTAAAACTCCAATTGTAACTAGGTGTGAAACAGAAACCGCTATTCTTGGTACAAAGACTTATGTAACTCAAATCGCTTGTCTTTATCAAATTTTATTTTCAGCATCTGATTATGAAAACAAAGATGAATTGTTATCTCAATTAAAAGAAATTCCAGATATCATTGAAGAATTGCTTAAGACTACTGAAGAAGACAATAAAAAATTGGCTGAACAGTATAAGGATGAAGAAATTTTCTACTGTTTGGGAAGCGGACCTAACTTCGGTCTTTCATTTAAATTAGCAATGACCATGCTTATGGAGGGTGCTATAAAGCATGCATGTCCTTTGTATTCATCAGAATTCAGGCATGGATTAATTGAACGTGCTGAAAAGGATGTCCCGATGATTATCTTTGATTGTGATTTTGAATCCGATGAAATTACAAGAAAAGCTATTGATTTTTCCAATAATTTGGAAGCAAAAGTAATTTTATTTAATTTAAGCGACTATGCTGATGTGGATAAGTTATTATCTCCATTAATCTTTGTTGTTCCTCTTGAATGGTTTGTTTACTATTTGGCACATTTCAATGGTGAAGATCCTGGTGCTACAAGACACATTGGTAAAGTCAGATACTAA
- a CDS encoding DUF447 domain-containing protein: MEIDLTKISMFKGQQYETIITTINDDGSLNAAPIGILCRGKDKVMCRIFKGSHTLENIISQKEFIVNICENPELFTWSLLDNLEKDDFSEDQSIKNVDAYFKCKVTSIKEAVKQSDPVKKKSEANVIKADVCKLIIRNPVKAYNRSFSYVVECLANFSRIDIVDDEKRKYYLDSFKEARRVVKKVGSKQDKEAMDMIKSKLNEKGYDI, encoded by the coding sequence ATGGAGATTGATTTAACAAAAATTAGCATGTTTAAAGGCCAACAATATGAAACTATCATAACTACAATCAACGATGACGGCAGTTTGAATGCCGCGCCGATAGGCATTTTATGCAGAGGAAAAGACAAGGTAATGTGCCGTATTTTTAAAGGAAGTCATACTTTAGAAAATATTATTTCCCAAAAGGAGTTCATTGTTAACATCTGTGAAAATCCTGAATTGTTTACATGGTCTTTATTGGACAATCTTGAAAAGGACGATTTTAGTGAAGATCAATCAATAAAAAATGTTGATGCTTATTTTAAATGTAAAGTTACCAGTATAAAAGAAGCCGTTAAACAAAGCGATCCAGTTAAAAAGAAATCCGAAGCAAATGTCATTAAGGCAGATGTCTGCAAACTGATTATCAGAAATCCTGTAAAAGCATATAATAGGTCATTCAGTTATGTTGTAGAATGCCTGGCCAATTTTTCAAGAATAGATATTGTCGATGATGAAAAAAGAAAATATTATCTTGATTCGTTTAAAGAAGCCCGTAGAGTTGTAAAAAAAGTAGGCTCTAAACAGGATAAAGAAGCTATGGATATGATAAAAAGTAAATTAAATGAAAAGGGATATGACATTTAA